Within Campylobacter jejuni, the genomic segment AAATTTATGCGGAGTTTTTAAAAATCGCCGATCTTAAAGAGTTAAGCCTATGAAAGCCTTATGGCTTTTTTTAAGCTTTACTCTTTGGCTTTTTGGAGCTCAAAATTTAGAACTCATCAAAGGTCAAGCTTTATTTTTGGAACTAGATAAGAAAGATTTTTTATCTTTGAAAAATAATGATAAAAATATTCCCACCTTTGCACATCCTAAAAATCAAGAAAAAATTCTAGCTATTTTTTCCTTACCTTACAAAAATCCCCCGCAAAATACAAAACTTATCGCATTTTATAAAGATAAAAAAGAAGAAATTTTCATAAAAACTTTAGAAGGTAATTATAAAAGTGAAAAATTGCAAGTTGAAAACAAAAAGATTTTTCCACCAAAAACCATACAAGAACGCATCGCTAAAGAATTAAAAGAAGCCAATGCGATTTATAGTTCTTATACTCCAAAAGCTTTATTTAACGGTGCTTTTAATATACCTTTAAATTCTTTTATCACAAGTGATTTTGGCAAAGCAAGAACTTTTAATGAAAAAGTAGCAAGTTATCATAGTGGAACGGACTTTAGAGCCGCCACAGGAACGCCTATTTATGCAGCCAATTCAGGTGTAGTAAAAATTGCAAAAGATCGTTATTTCGCAGGAAATTCAGTAGTCATTGATCATGGTTTTGGAATTTATTCACAATATTATCATCTTTCTAAAATCGATGTTAAAGTAGGACAAAAGATAAAAAAAGGTGAACTTATAGGACTTAGTGGGGCTAGTGGTAGGGTAAGTGGGCCGCATTTGCATTTTGGAATTTTAGCTGGAGGCAAACAAGTTGATCCTTTGGA encodes:
- a CDS encoding M23 family metallopeptidase, coding for MKALWLFLSFTLWLFGAQNLELIKGQALFLELDKKDFLSLKNNDKNIPTFAHPKNQEKILAIFSLPYKNPPQNTKLIAFYKDKKEEIFIKTLEGNYKSEKLQVENKKIFPPKTIQERIAKELKEANAIYSSYTPKALFNGAFNIPLNSFITSDFGKARTFNEKVASYHSGTDFRAATGTPIYAANSGVVKIAKDRYFAGNSVVIDHGFGIYSQYYHLSKIDVKVGQKIKKGELIGLSGASGRVSGPHLHFGILAGGKQVDPLDFVSKFNAIFQ